The following nucleotide sequence is from Diospyros lotus cultivar Yz01 chromosome 3, ASM1463336v1, whole genome shotgun sequence.
AATAGCTAGGATAAAAGAGTTGACTCTCCGCACAAGAGATTATTTAGTTTCATTTGGGGAATGCATGTCTACCAGAATCTTTGCTGCGTATTTGAATAAGATTGGTGCTAAAGCACGGCAAGTATGGTTCTTCCAACCAATTCTGTCCTCCTTTTCCATGCCCaacatttttaacatcattttCACTATATTCCTCCCACAGATAAATTTTGTACTAATGCTGTTATATTCTTTTTGGTTACAATGAAAAGGtttctggaaaaagaaaataacactcagcaaaagaaagaaagaaaaagaaaataacatgtTTACCTTGTGGAAATTGCACTCGCATTAGCTTGTGATTACAGCAGATTGTACTTTAGCATTTTCTTTAGTCAACTCATCATCTTGATATACGTTGTGCTAAAGAATAAGAAGATTGAGACTACCAGCTCATTGCACCGTAAATTTGTTATATGTAGCCAATACCCATATGTTTTTGGGTTTTTACCAGGTTCAGAGCTAGGAGGTATATTGCAACTGCTAAAGCAATTAGACTTTTGAGGATTGTTAATGTTCTTAATCCCTAGTAAACTTGAGCAACTAATGGTTTATAAAGGGATATCAAGGTAGCTCTCCCctgaggaaaaagaagaaaatttggcTGACTCCTTTTATATATTAACATACTAGACTGCCTTCTTTTACATGTAATCTGAATTCAAGTTGCTTGCTTGCATCTAATAAATAGCTGAAACAATTGATATTTGtgaatgtgtgtatatatttatattaattggATCCTTCTTCTCAAAAGATaatttgttgctttcttttttgACTAGCTTATGGTTGTCTTGATTGAAGTGTAGCAATGGCATGAAATTTgaccaaaattttgagattagAAGGCATCTTATGTGTGTCTGGTCAATCAAtgttctgttttttctttcaaagtTAGCTGAAAATATTTGCCCTAGTCATCAGAAGCTGTTTCAGATTCCTGCTAGCAAGTTGTTTAACACTATCATTTTCTAATCTTCAATTTTGCATCTTTTCTTGTCCTATGTTTTGTTACAGTGGCTGCACTcttgttctttattttcctattataacaaatattaccCATTTTTATGATTCATTCATCGACATTCTGCAGTATGATGCATTTGATATTGGTTTTATTACAACGGAGGACTTCACAAATGCGGACATCTTGGAAGCTACATACCCAGCTGTAGCAAAGAGATTACACAATGAGTGGATCCTTGATCCTGCAATCCCCGTTGTGACTGGTTTCCTTGGAAAGGTCTTTTCTCATtgcaagattttttttatgttaggTCAACTTCAATCGGTCTTTAAGTAGCATTTTGGTTGTGATGTATGTTTTGACCTTGTAGGGTTGGAAATCTTGTGCAGTTACTACCTTGGGTAGGGGAGGAAGTGATTTGACAGCTACAACCATTGGTAAGGCCCTAGGTTTGCGAGAAATTCAGGTTAGATGAAACCCTGGAGTATGCTTGATGAGTGTTTGTTGGACTGGTCAATAATTAAACACATGTTAAAGCTATTTTTGGTAATGGAAAAAGGTATGGAAGGATGTTGATGGTGTACTCACATGTGATCCAAGCATCCATCCACGTGCCGAACCTGTGCCATTCTTGACATTTGAAGAGGCAGCTGAGCTTGCATACTTTGGTGCGCAGGTTATATTCATGCCTGTTTCTGTTTGCCAATTTTCTAGTATTGGATGAAGCAGATGTCAGTACGTTCAGGCATCATTTAAAATTATCATTACCTCAGAAATAGTGTTTCCAGTGTTAGATATATACACAGGAGAGAAGGAGGAACCATTGCTGTTGTTGAGCCATATTTGAagtgcataaaatatttttaatttcactaaGATATTAGGGTAGGGAAGAAAAGAGGTTGACATCAAGATAGCAAGGTATCAGGTTAAAGTTAACCCCAACGTGTAGCTAAGTGGTGTTGGAGTGGGAAGAGCTTTGGGTTGAACCAAGGCTTCAAACCATGGAAGCCAAGTTATGCTATTTCTTGGGGACATGAGGCCCACAACTGTCATCTTACCCGGTCCATGTATGCAGATTAGTGTGCATGGATCTGTAGGGGATTAGTCAGGCAAAGCCAAAAAGGTATCAGGTTAAAGTCTATTGGTTCCTGTGAATTGCTAAGAAGAAGGAGCATTTTATTCTTGGAGTTCTAGACACTTAAATGTACTGATTATCCAAGGAATTTGACTGGGTTGGTGCCGATTGCAATTTTGATCTTGCCCATACATTTCTAATTGTAAATTGATCAGTATTTGTACAAATTTACCTCATATTTTCTGTGTGAATGTTCAGCCACTAAGTTAATTCATCTCCAATTATATCAATGTACTATCATAAATGGTCATAACAACAGCTAGATACAAGTAGTGATTGTTCTATTTGGTGAAATGTAAAGCACTTAAAGTACAGAGTCCTGTATTTACATGGCTCTTATTTGCAGGTCCTGCATCCACAATCCATGAGACCTGCTAGGGACGGTGATATTCCTGTCAGGGTCAAGAATTCTTACAATCCTAAGTCTCCTGGTACCCTTATCACTAGAAGCAGAGATATGACCAAGGTGCAGTGGGATAATTTTTCTCAAGGTTAATgtcttaaatttgaaataaaatatctctatatattaatttctcaaattaatgaCAGGCTGTGCTAACCAGCATAGTTCTTAAGCAGAATGTCACCATGTTGGATATAGTTAGTACTCGCATGCTCGGTCAATTTGGGTTCCTTGCAAAGGTGAGAGATCAACTTCTTTTAGTGGCTTACTTTTTCTCCTTGATTTATTTCAAGTGTTACAGTTAGTTACTTTGTAGGTTTTCTCAATCTTTGAAG
It contains:
- the LOC127798268 gene encoding aspartokinase 1, chloroplastic-like isoform X2; the protein is MKFGGSSVASAERMREVADLVISFPEEKPVIVLSAMGKTTNNLLLAGEKAVSCGGSHVSKLDELRFIMDLHLRTVEELGVDTSVISAHLEELEQLLKGIARIKELTLRTRDYLVSFGECMSTRIFAAYLNKIGAKARQYDAFDIGFITTEDFTNADILEATYPAVAKRLHNEWILDPAIPVVTGFLGKGWKSCAVTTLGRGGSDLTATTIGKALGLREIQVWKDVDGVLTCDPSIHPRAEPVPFLTFEEAAELAYFGAQVLHPQSMRPARDGDIPVRVKNSYNPKSPGTLITRSRDMTKAVLTSIVLKQNVTMLDIVSTRMLGQFGFLAKVFSIFEELGISVDVVATSEVSLSLTLDPSKLWSRELIQQELDNVVEELEKIAVVNLLQRRSIISLIGNVQRSSLILEKVFSVLRTNGVNVQMISQGASKVNISLIVNDSEAERCVKALHYTFFESGDVSEIDLDGGLRTALSRR